In Macadamia integrifolia cultivar HAES 741 chromosome 12, SCU_Mint_v3, whole genome shotgun sequence, the following are encoded in one genomic region:
- the LOC122094764 gene encoding disease resistance protein RUN1-like: MGGLRKTTIAKAIYNRIFKSFNGSSFLTNVREEASRGDKGLVSLQNQLLKDLLKRDHDIAIVSKGSELIEKVLSEKRVLLIFDDVDDRVQLDVLAGGINWFGQGSRVIITTRDDQSLNAHKVDKDIQIYDPEGLDPKNSLHLLSSYAFSKNEPPKEYKQLSDEIIHYADGLPLTLEVLGSFLFGKEKEEWEETIKGLKNILDNTVSKMSIKSYDEDVFAKLIISYNKLSDHAKIIFLDIACHFIGRETEDAISMWEACELHPRLAIKELTQKHLIKIEYDGYGQKFRMHDQLKFMGRKIVSKDSQGDPTKRTRLWSDDEILEVLEKDTRIKKLKVLLLRSCFELSGSLDFFSWFPCLQRLDLSGCTSLLELPDSICQMNSLKTLILDYCSIIKLPTSIGNLEHLVELSVMGTKIEELPDGVGQLEKLETLEASYCHKLVKLPRSMGRMRSLLHFRIIRCKCLTNMSGPLLISMSGSQLQVLYLEGYKILESLPELPSTLNSSGS; the protein is encoded by the exons ATGGGTGGTCTCAGAAAGACAACTATTGCAAAGGCCATCTATAATCGCATCTTTAAAAGCTTTAATGGGAGTAGCTTTCTTACAAATGTGAGAGAAGAAGCATCACGAGGAGATAAGGGTTTAGTTTCCTTGCAAAATCAACTTCTTAAAGATCTCTTGAAAAGGGACCACGATATTGCCATTGTTTCTAAAGGATCAGAATTGATAGAAAAAGTACTTTCCGAGAAAAGAGTTCTTCTTATTTTTGATGACGTGGATGATCGTGTACAACTTGATGTATTGGCTGGTGGAATCAATTGGTTTGGTCAAGGAAGCAGGGTCATCATAACAACTAGAGATGACCAAAGTTTGAATGCACATAAAGTTGACAAAGATATTCAAATATACGATCCTGAAGGACTGGACCCTAAGAATTCTCTTCACCTCTTAAGTTCATATGCCTTTTCAAAAAATGAACCCCCAAAAGAGTATAAGCAGCTTTCAGATGAAATCATACACTATGCTGATGGGTTGCCCCTAACTCTAGAGGTGTTGGGTTCCTTTTTGTTTggcaaagagaaagaagaatgggAAGAAACAATAAAAGGTTTGAAAAATATTCTTGATAATACGGTCTCTAAAATGTCGATAAAAAGCTATGATGAAGATGTCTTTGCAAAGTTGATAATAAGTTACAATAAATTAAGTGATCATGCGAAAATCATATTTCTTGATATTGCATGCCATTTTATTGGAAGGGAAACAGAAGATGCAATTTCAATGTGGGAAGCTTGTGAGTTGCATCCGAGATTAGCCATAAAAGAACTCACTCAAAAGCACCTCATAAAGATAGAGTATGATGGTTATGGACAGAAATTTAGAATGCATGATCAACTTAAATTCATGGGAAGAAAAATTGTCTCAAAAGATAGTCAGGGGGACCCCACCAAACGAACTAGATTGTGGTCAGATGATGAGATCCTAGAAGTATTAGAAAAAGACACG CGGATTAAAAAAttgaaggttcttcttcttAGGAGTTGTTTTGAACTGTCAGGCTCTCTTGACTTCTTCTCATGGTTTCCTTGCTTACAAAGATTGGATCTTAGCGGTTGCACATCTCTTTTGGAACTCCCAGATAGTATTTGTCAAATGAATTCTCTCAAAACTCTTATTCTGGATTATTGTTCTATaatcaagttgcctacgtccATAGGCAATCTGGAACATTTGGTTGAGCTTTCAGTAATGgggacaaaaattgaagaattgCCTGATGGTGTGGGGCAGTTAGAGAAGCTTGAGACATTAGAAGCTTCATATTGCCATAAACTGGTGAAGCTACCAAGATCAATGGGTAGAATGAGGAGTTTgcttcactttcgtattatcaGATGTAAATGCCTAACCAACATGAGTGGACCACTTCTAATCAGCATGAGTGGTTCTCAGCTTCAGGTTCTATATTTGGAAGGCTACAAGATTCTTGAATCTCTCCCAGAGCTTCCCTCCACTCTTAACTCATCTGGAAGTTAA
- the LOC122057371 gene encoding uncharacterized protein LOC122057371 produces the protein MEGKKQVGSSSSFPSDLFGSTKESSPSKGIFGSVFLPASKMVGRDSSHSELLGSLRKQDSVKDIWNNKHGSAPDGSNAQSRELGNKSSIPNKDSNPNIYHQDESMGPCYLSSSLYYGGQDIYSSSSSTQASSGSTLLYKQDGGEDPNDASRGNWWQGSLYY, from the exons ATGGAAGGAAAGAAGCAAGTGGGTTCGTCGTCCTCGTTCCCTTCTGATCTTTTCGGTTCCACCAAGGAATCATCACCATCCAAGGGAATTTTCGGGTCTGTATTTCTGCCTGCATCAAAG ATGGTAGGGAGGGATTCATCACACTCTGAGCTGTTGGGATCTTTGAGAAAACAAGATTCAGTGAAGGATATCTGGAACAACAAACATGGATCAGCACCAG ATGGCAGCAATGCTCAAAGCAGAGAATTAGGTAATAAGAGTAGCATACCCAACAAGGATAGCAATCCCAATATTTATCATCAGGATGAGTCAATGGGACCATGCTATCTCAGCTCCTCTCTTTACTATGGTGGACAAGACATCTATTCCAGTTCCTCAAGTACCCAGGCATCATCTGGATCTACCCTTCTT TACAAGCAAGATGGGGGAGAGGATCCAAATGATGCTTCAAGAGGAAATTGGTGGCAAG GTTCACTCTATTACTGA